A genome region from Triticum aestivum cultivar Chinese Spring chromosome 2B, IWGSC CS RefSeq v2.1, whole genome shotgun sequence includes the following:
- the LOC123047118 gene encoding probable E3 ubiquitin-protein ligase HIP1 isoform X1 — translation MQGQRNSVEQLADVFGFDHGSGSGNPVMDQQAYWNNMLGAADSQNLQGYEMNRGDGAIPYRSEAHQDGQFLGFWGSGEASSSGNALNYGSSNAIKAEHLNIGGGLRIGERRLAAEHNLSLDNVDISLNNASSHDLFGQSSNANSASQGKQQHAGSSRADATAQATELRLHPYRAFVLDDEQPEPFPSMNAFQNPLGNFPLMPEDMDQRPGSSLDGRRLACKRKNIEGVHGQFSAGASTSFSHRNDNAFHGIPSSSFNPAPGPNVSSHNFLLAPSSIEEQLSHYGAATGMPSSSYNHPSGGNNNSGNSERSFRARTATAQQVSPYGVWPSSGSIRQPGSWYHQAPAFQRAFDELEESMPVVSGINLQYQHPGNVVPGIPQTAHRFTGHGASSSRAGSLDNIILGREEVTGRNLVAPSYPNASAPLAAVDMRHLVPELSNWNSDNPGATIPGNVSSVSRANASSTISRPAGSTSLAHQNLHRRHPRNLSEEIGRLSGALRGPQHPRLRSGFLLERQGDGVWGVPLPMRNSREGRRLMEIRNALEMIQRGENVRFEQSIFYGGVEIHDRHRDMRLDIDNMSYEELLALEERIGNVSTGLTENDVMKLLKQRKFSSWRLSSMECEPCCICQEEYVDGDDLGTLHCGHDFHASCIRQWLVVKNLCPICKNTALKT, via the exons ATGCAAGGGCAGAGGAATTCTGTCGAACAGCTAGCTGACGTCTTCGGGTTTGATCATGGGTCTGGTTCAGGCAACCCTGTCATGGACCAGCAGGCGTACTGGAACAACATGCTTGGAGCAGCAGACTCGCAGAACCTCCAAGGTTATGAGATGAACCGCGGCGACGGGGCCATTCCGTATAGAAGCGAGGCACATCAAGATGGCCAGTTCTTAGGCTTTTGGGGGTCAGGTGAAGCTAGTTCAAGCGGCAATGCGCTGAACTATGGGAGCTCTAACGCGATCAAAGCTGAGCATCTGAACATTGGTGGTGGTTTGAGGATTGGCGAGAGGCGCCTGGCTGCTGAACACAACCTTTCTCTGGATAATGTGGACATAAGCCTTAATAATGCCAGTAGCCATGATCTATTCGGTCAGAGTTCAAATGCCAACAGCGCCTCTCAAGGCAAACAGCAACATGCTGGCAGTTCCCGTGCTGATGCCACCGCCCAGGCCACGGAGCTAAGATTGCATCCTTACAGAGCTTTCGTTTTAGACGACGAGCAGCCAGAGCCGTTCCCTTCTATGAATGCTTTCCAAAATCCTTTGGGTAATTTTCCCCTGATGCCAGAGGACATGGATCAAAGACCAGGCAGTTCCCTGGATGGTCGTCGTTTAGCTTGCAAGAGGAAAAACATTGAGGGTGTCCATGGGCAATTTTCAGCAGGTGCTAGCACAAGTTTTTCCCACAGAAACGATAATGCCTTCCATGGTATTCCTTCTTCAAGTTTCAATCCAGCTCCTGGTCCAAATGTATCCTCTCATAACTTTTTGTTAGCTCCAAGTTCCATTGAGGAACAACTCTCGCATTATGGAGCTGCTACAGGAATGCCATCTAGTAGCTACAATCATCCCAGTGGAGGCAATaataattcaggaaattcagaGAGAAGTTTTCGGGCAAGAACTGCCACCGCTCAGCAGGTTAGCCCCTATGGTGTATGGCCCTCTTCAGGTTCTATCAGGCAACCTGGTTCATGGTATCACCAGGCACCTGCTTTTCAGCGCGCATTTGATGAACTAGAAGAGTCTATGCCTGTGGTCAGTGGAATCAACTTGCAATACCAGCATCCTGGAAATGTAGTCCCTGGTATTCCACAAACCGCACACCGTTTCACTGGCCATGGAGCTTCATCATCAAGAGCTGGCAGTTTGGACAACATAATTCTTGGTAGAGAGGAAGTTACTGGGAGGAATCTTGTAGCTCCCAGCTACCCTAATGCATCAGCCCCTCTTGCTGCAGTAGACATGAGACATTTGGTGCCAGAATTGTCTAACTGGAATTCTGACAATCCTGGTGCTACCATCCCTGGAAATGTGTCTTCTGTATCAAGAGCTAATGCCAGTTCAACGATTAGTCGACCAGCAGGCTCAACATCTCTCGCTCATCAGAACCTGCATCGACGGCATCCTAGAAATTTATCAGAG GAGATAGGCCGTCTATCTGGAGCGCTTCGTGGTCCTCAGCACCCGCGCTTAAGGTCAGGGTTTCTATTGGAACGTCAAGGTGATGGTGTTTGGGGTGTTCCATTACCGATGAGGAATAGTAGGGAGGGAAGAAGATTAATGGAG ATACGGAATGCACTAGAAATGATTCAGAGAGGGGAGAATGTCAGATTTGAG CAGTCTATTTTCTATGGCGGTGTCGAGATTCATGATAGACACAGGGATATGCGTCTTGACATAGACAATATGTCTTATGAG GAACTATTAGCACTGGAGGAAAGAATAGGAAATGTTAGCACTGGGCTCACCGAGAACGATGTGATGAAGCTCCTGAAGCAAAGGAAATTCTCGTCATGGAGATTATCATCTATGGAATGTGAGCCATGTTGTATTTGTCAG GAGGAATATGTGGACGGAGATGATCTTGGGACGCTTCACTGCGGGCACGACTTCCATGCGAGCTGCATCAGGCAATGGCTGGTGGTGAAGAACCTGTGTCCGATCTGCAAGAACACCGCCCTGAAGACCTAA
- the LOC123047118 gene encoding probable E3 ubiquitin-protein ligase HIP1 isoform X2 has translation MQGQRNSVEQLADVFGFDHGSGSGNPVMDQQAYWNNMLGAADSQNLQGYEMNRGDGAIPYRSEAHQDGQFLGFWGSGEASSSGNALNYGSSNAIKAEHLNIGGGLRIGERRLAAEHNLSLDNVDISLNNASSHDLFGQSSNANSASQGKQQHAGSSRADATAQATELRLHPYRAFVLDDEQPEPFPSMNAFQNPLGNFPLMPEDMDQRPGSSLDGRRLACKRKNIEGVHGQFSAGASTSFSHRNDNAFHGIPSSSFNPAPGPNVSSHNFLLAPSSIEEQLSHYGAATGMPSSSYNHPSGGNNNSGNSERSFRARTATAQQVSPYGVWPSSGSIRQPGSWYHQAPAFQRAFDELEESMPVVSGINLQYQHPGNVVPGIPQTAHRFTGHGASSSRAGSLDNIILGREEVTGRNLVAPSYPNASAPLAAVDMRHLVPELSNWNSDNPGATIPGNVSSVSRANASSTISRPAGSTSLAHQNLHRRHPRNLSEEIGRLSGALRGPQHPRLRSGFLLERQGDGVWGVPLPMRNSREGRRLMEIRNALEMIQRGENVRFESIFYGGVEIHDRHRDMRLDIDNMSYEELLALEERIGNVSTGLTENDVMKLLKQRKFSSWRLSSMECEPCCICQEEYVDGDDLGTLHCGHDFHASCIRQWLVVKNLCPICKNTALKT, from the exons ATGCAAGGGCAGAGGAATTCTGTCGAACAGCTAGCTGACGTCTTCGGGTTTGATCATGGGTCTGGTTCAGGCAACCCTGTCATGGACCAGCAGGCGTACTGGAACAACATGCTTGGAGCAGCAGACTCGCAGAACCTCCAAGGTTATGAGATGAACCGCGGCGACGGGGCCATTCCGTATAGAAGCGAGGCACATCAAGATGGCCAGTTCTTAGGCTTTTGGGGGTCAGGTGAAGCTAGTTCAAGCGGCAATGCGCTGAACTATGGGAGCTCTAACGCGATCAAAGCTGAGCATCTGAACATTGGTGGTGGTTTGAGGATTGGCGAGAGGCGCCTGGCTGCTGAACACAACCTTTCTCTGGATAATGTGGACATAAGCCTTAATAATGCCAGTAGCCATGATCTATTCGGTCAGAGTTCAAATGCCAACAGCGCCTCTCAAGGCAAACAGCAACATGCTGGCAGTTCCCGTGCTGATGCCACCGCCCAGGCCACGGAGCTAAGATTGCATCCTTACAGAGCTTTCGTTTTAGACGACGAGCAGCCAGAGCCGTTCCCTTCTATGAATGCTTTCCAAAATCCTTTGGGTAATTTTCCCCTGATGCCAGAGGACATGGATCAAAGACCAGGCAGTTCCCTGGATGGTCGTCGTTTAGCTTGCAAGAGGAAAAACATTGAGGGTGTCCATGGGCAATTTTCAGCAGGTGCTAGCACAAGTTTTTCCCACAGAAACGATAATGCCTTCCATGGTATTCCTTCTTCAAGTTTCAATCCAGCTCCTGGTCCAAATGTATCCTCTCATAACTTTTTGTTAGCTCCAAGTTCCATTGAGGAACAACTCTCGCATTATGGAGCTGCTACAGGAATGCCATCTAGTAGCTACAATCATCCCAGTGGAGGCAATaataattcaggaaattcagaGAGAAGTTTTCGGGCAAGAACTGCCACCGCTCAGCAGGTTAGCCCCTATGGTGTATGGCCCTCTTCAGGTTCTATCAGGCAACCTGGTTCATGGTATCACCAGGCACCTGCTTTTCAGCGCGCATTTGATGAACTAGAAGAGTCTATGCCTGTGGTCAGTGGAATCAACTTGCAATACCAGCATCCTGGAAATGTAGTCCCTGGTATTCCACAAACCGCACACCGTTTCACTGGCCATGGAGCTTCATCATCAAGAGCTGGCAGTTTGGACAACATAATTCTTGGTAGAGAGGAAGTTACTGGGAGGAATCTTGTAGCTCCCAGCTACCCTAATGCATCAGCCCCTCTTGCTGCAGTAGACATGAGACATTTGGTGCCAGAATTGTCTAACTGGAATTCTGACAATCCTGGTGCTACCATCCCTGGAAATGTGTCTTCTGTATCAAGAGCTAATGCCAGTTCAACGATTAGTCGACCAGCAGGCTCAACATCTCTCGCTCATCAGAACCTGCATCGACGGCATCCTAGAAATTTATCAGAG GAGATAGGCCGTCTATCTGGAGCGCTTCGTGGTCCTCAGCACCCGCGCTTAAGGTCAGGGTTTCTATTGGAACGTCAAGGTGATGGTGTTTGGGGTGTTCCATTACCGATGAGGAATAGTAGGGAGGGAAGAAGATTAATGGAG ATACGGAATGCACTAGAAATGATTCAGAGAGGGGAGAATGTCAGATTTGAG TCTATTTTCTATGGCGGTGTCGAGATTCATGATAGACACAGGGATATGCGTCTTGACATAGACAATATGTCTTATGAG GAACTATTAGCACTGGAGGAAAGAATAGGAAATGTTAGCACTGGGCTCACCGAGAACGATGTGATGAAGCTCCTGAAGCAAAGGAAATTCTCGTCATGGAGATTATCATCTATGGAATGTGAGCCATGTTGTATTTGTCAG GAGGAATATGTGGACGGAGATGATCTTGGGACGCTTCACTGCGGGCACGACTTCCATGCGAGCTGCATCAGGCAATGGCTGGTGGTGAAGAACCTGTGTCCGATCTGCAAGAACACCGCCCTGAAGACCTAA